A stretch of the Porifericola rhodea genome encodes the following:
- a CDS encoding exo-beta-N-acetylmuramidase NamZ family protein — MRLITLISFFILVLATACQSQRTAEKTEAEETVEVSPEIIPAAWQTEKYLPILEGKNIAAVVNHTSHIGDTHLVDSLLAMGVQLKTIFAPEHGFRGEAGAGEHIQNSTDTKTGLPIISLYGKNKKPLPEQLKNIDLVIFDIQDVGARFYTYISTMHYVMEACAELGKEVLVLDRPNPNGYYVDGPVLEMEQQSFVGMHPIPVVHGLTVAELAQMINGEGWLEGGKECKLHIVEVKNYTHSDRYKLPIRPSPNLPNNQAINLYPSLCLFEGTVMSIGRGTEFPFQVVGYPDTTFSSLGKDTDFSFVPEDVPGVAMDPKHEGERCYGLDLRESAHLSGFKLDYLISFYQQASTLGISDEDFFRESFFDLLAGTKKLRSQLTSGVEQAEIRQSWSADLEAYKSLRKKYLLYKDFE, encoded by the coding sequence ATGCGTCTGATCACACTAATATCTTTCTTTATTCTAGTACTGGCAACTGCCTGTCAGTCTCAACGCACAGCCGAAAAAACAGAAGCAGAAGAAACTGTAGAGGTCAGCCCGGAGATAATTCCGGCAGCCTGGCAAACAGAAAAATACTTACCCATACTGGAAGGGAAAAACATTGCGGCGGTGGTTAACCATACCTCGCACATAGGGGATACACATTTAGTAGATTCATTGTTAGCAATGGGGGTTCAGCTTAAAACTATTTTTGCCCCGGAGCATGGATTTCGTGGCGAAGCCGGAGCAGGTGAGCACATTCAAAACTCTACTGATACCAAAACAGGCTTACCTATCATCTCTCTTTATGGAAAAAACAAAAAGCCTCTGCCAGAGCAACTTAAAAATATAGACCTTGTCATTTTTGATATTCAAGATGTAGGTGCAAGATTCTATACATACATCAGCACCATGCACTACGTAATGGAAGCCTGTGCAGAGCTAGGCAAAGAAGTACTTGTGCTCGATCGCCCCAATCCAAATGGCTACTATGTAGATGGGCCGGTACTGGAAATGGAGCAGCAATCTTTTGTAGGTATGCACCCCATACCCGTAGTACATGGCCTTACCGTGGCTGAGTTGGCACAAATGATTAATGGCGAAGGCTGGCTGGAAGGGGGTAAAGAATGTAAACTTCATATAGTAGAGGTAAAAAACTATACTCATAGCGACCGCTACAAGCTACCTATACGCCCCTCTCCCAATCTACCTAACAACCAGGCAATCAACCTTTATCCTTCGCTTTGCCTTTTTGAAGGTACTGTCATGAGCATTGGCAGAGGAACCGAATTTCCTTTTCAGGTAGTAGGCTACCCAGATACTACTTTTTCTTCGCTGGGCAAGGACACTGATTTCAGCTTTGTGCCAGAAGATGTACCTGGTGTTGCTATGGATCCTAAACACGAAGGAGAGCGCTGCTATGGCCTGGACTTACGGGAGTCAGCTCACCTATCTGGCTTCAAACTGGATTATCTGATAAGTTTTTATCAGCAGGCTTCTACTTTGGGTATAAGCGATGAAGATTTTTTTCGTGAAAGCTTTTTTGACCTGCTGGCCGGCACAAAAAAACTAAGATCACAACTAACTTCCGGAGTAGAGCAGGCAGAAATCAGACAAAGCTGGAGTGCAGACCTGGAAGCTTATAAGTCCTTGAGAAAAAAATACTTACTGTACAAAGACTTTGAGTAA